Proteins from one Lonchura striata isolate bLonStr1 chromosome 6, bLonStr1.mat, whole genome shotgun sequence genomic window:
- the SLC5A12 gene encoding sodium-coupled monocarboxylate transporter 2, protein MPNFVAPEIKKFVTWDYVVFAALFLVSAIIGVFFAVKERKKKTSKEFLVGGKQMTCGPIAFSLTSSFMSAVTVLGTPSEVYRYGASFVLFFLSYTLVIIFTSELFLPVFYRSGITSTYEYLELRFNKIVRLAATLIYILQTILYTGIVVYVPSLALNQVTGFDLWGSVAATGIVCTFYCTLGGLKAVVWTDAFQMVVMVAGFVVVLIRGTSLNGGATKVWEDAHEGSRLNIFDFDVDPLRRHTFWTIVIGGTFTWLGLYGVNQSTIQRCISCKSERHAKMALYLNLLGLWTVLVCAVFCGLVMYSHYKSCDPWTAAFISAPDQLMPYFVMDIFSSMPGVPGLFVACAFSGTLSTVAASINALATVTFEDLVKKGFPNVSEKMSTWISKGLCVLYGVLCTSMAAAASLLGGVVQASLSIHGMCGGPMLGLFTLGIVFPCANWKGALGGLLAGISLAFWAGTGSFIYPAPATKSIPLQLSTLNCTLANSTEALITAAPTLAPERPLLADTWYSLSYLYFSAIGCMGCAISGLLISFITGPSKGEDIPPVLIKPVCNLFCFWSKRLKVFFWCGVQHDSLEMDFEKKLPEAAANKTRTDKAFKNKTNKENNNQICGYNSEENSYTNISRESRL, encoded by the exons ATGCCAAACTTTGTAGCTCCAGAAATCAAAAAATTCGTGACTTGGGACTATGTTGTTTTTGCAGCACTATTTTTAGTCTCTGCCATCATTGGAGTCTTTTTTGCAgttaaagagaggaaaaaaaaaacttcaaaggAATTTTTGGTGGGCGGTAAGCAGATGACATGTGGACCCATAGCTTTTTCTCTTACATCAAGCTTCATGTCAGCAGTGACAGTCCTGGGGACACCCTCCGAAGTTTATCGCTATGGGGCATCCTTTGTGCTCTTCTTTCTTTCATAtacacttgtcatcatttttaCTTCTGAACTTTTCCTACCTGTTTTTTATAGATCTGGCATCACAAGCACTTATGAG TATTTGGAGTTAAGATTTAACAAGATTGTCCGTCTTGCTGCAACACTGATTTACATCCTACAGACG aTCCTTTACACAGGAATAGTGGTCTATGTTCCATCATTGGCACTCAACCAGG TCACTGGATTTGATCTCTGGGGCTCTGTAGCTGCAACAGGAATTGTCTGCACTTTCTATTGCACTCTG GGAGGATTAAAAGCTGTTGTCTGGACAGATGCATTTCAAATGGTTGTTATGGTGGCTGGCTTCGTGGTGGTTTTGATTCGAGGAACTAGTCTGAATGGTGGAGCAACCAAAGTCTGGGAAGATGCCCATGAAGGATCTCGGCTAAACATATTTGA cTTTGATGTTGATCCTTTGAGACGACATACCTTCTGGACAATAGTTATTGGGGGAACATTTACATGGCTAGGGCTCTATGGCGTCAATCAGTCCACAATACAGAGATGCATTTCCTGCAAATCAGAAAGGCATGCTAAAAT GGCACTTTACTTGAATTTATTGGGACTCTGGACAGTCCTAGTGTGTGCAGTATTTTGTGGATTGGTGATGTACTCTCATTACAAGAGCTGTGACCCTTGGActgctgctttcatttcagCTCCTGATCAG CTCATGCCATACTTTGTTATGGACATTTTTTCTTCAATGCCAGGAGTCCCAGGACTGTTTGTTGCTTGTGCATTCAGTGGAACATTAAG CACGGTAGCTGCCAGCATCAATGCTTTAGCAACCGTTACCTTTGAAGACCTGGTCAAGAAAGGTTTCCCAAATGTCTCCGAGAAGATGAGCACATGGATCAGCAAAGGCTTGT GTGTACTATACGGTGTCCTGTGCACTTccatggctgcagcagcatcactgCTGGGAGGAGTTGTGCAG GCTTCCCTTTCCATCCACGGGATGTGTGGGGGGCCCATGCTGGGATTATTTACTCTGGGAATTGTGTTTCCCTGTGCTAACTGGAAG GGTGCTCTTGGAGGCCTCTTAGCTGGGATCAGCTTGGCTTTTTGGGCTGGTACTGGCTCTTTCATTTACCCGGCACCAGCAACAAAGTCCATCCCTCTGCAGCTGTCTACCCTCAACTGCACCCTGGCTAACAGCACTGAGGCACTgataacagcagctcccacGCTGGCTCCAGAGAG GCCTCTGCTGGCAGACACCTGGTACTCCCTGTCCTACCTGTACTTCAGTGCCATCGGCTGCATGGGCTGTGCCATCAGCGGGCTGTTGATAAGCTTTATAACAG gaCCTAGTAAAGGAGAAGACATCCCACCAGTGTTAATTAAGCCAGTCTGcaacttgttttgtttttggtccAAGAGACTCAAAGTATTCTTCTGGTGTGGTGTGCAGCACGATAGCCTGGAG ATGGACTTTGAGAAAAAACTTCCGGAAGCTGCTGCAAATAAAACCAGAACAGATAAGGCCTTCAAGAATAAGACcaacaaagaaaataacaacCAGATATGTGGTTACAATTCTGAAGAAAATTCATATACAAATATAAGCAGAGAATCTCGCCTCTAG